A genomic segment from Magnetofaba australis IT-1 encodes:
- the istA gene encoding IS21 family transposase encodes MSKRKAAETFELDPRTVRKMMENPEPPGYQRSKPVRLPKLGPFTGFIDQILKNDLEKIKKERHTAQRIYERLRDEYGYDGKYGAVKEYVRGKRLHLKEKFVPLSHAPGHAQVDFGQTHGVIGGVERKIHFFCMSLPYSDDSFVMGFPAETTEAFCAGHNAACDHFGGVPQSILYDNTSIAVVKVYRDGRRDLTEEMIRLQSHYLFDSRFGRPARGNDKGKVEGLVVYARRNFMVPAPRFESFDALNAHLRQKCLERRQQTLRGCQRSIGERFSTDQAAFLPLPPIPYDACEKVSAKVTSQALVRYRTNDYSVPVRYGFHDVQVRGYIHEVVIACGAEVIARHPRSYAREDAIYDPLHYLALLVVVQRKHDNRLSQNIS; translated from the coding sequence ATGAGCAAGCGCAAGGCGGCGGAGACTTTTGAGCTGGATCCGCGCACGGTGCGCAAAATGATGGAGAACCCTGAGCCGCCAGGCTACCAGCGGAGCAAGCCGGTCAGATTGCCCAAACTGGGGCCGTTCACCGGGTTCATAGATCAGATTCTCAAGAACGATCTGGAGAAGATCAAGAAGGAGCGCCACACCGCGCAGCGGATATATGAACGGCTGCGCGATGAATACGGCTACGACGGGAAATATGGCGCGGTCAAGGAGTATGTGCGCGGCAAGCGTCTGCATCTGAAAGAGAAGTTTGTTCCCCTCAGCCATGCGCCCGGACACGCCCAGGTGGACTTTGGGCAAACGCACGGCGTGATCGGCGGCGTGGAGCGCAAGATCCACTTTTTCTGTATGAGTCTGCCCTACAGCGACGACAGCTTCGTTATGGGCTTCCCCGCGGAAACCACGGAAGCGTTTTGTGCGGGGCATAACGCCGCCTGTGATCACTTCGGCGGCGTTCCCCAAAGCATTCTGTACGACAACACCAGCATCGCCGTGGTCAAAGTTTACCGGGATGGTCGCCGAGATCTGACCGAAGAGATGATCCGGCTGCAATCCCATTACCTGTTCGATAGCCGCTTTGGCCGCCCGGCGCGAGGTAACGACAAAGGCAAGGTCGAGGGGCTGGTCGTCTACGCCCGACGCAACTTCATGGTCCCGGCTCCCCGCTTTGAATCGTTTGATGCGCTCAACGCTCACCTGCGCCAGAAATGCCTGGAGCGTCGTCAACAGACATTGCGAGGCTGTCAGCGGAGTATCGGAGAACGATTTTCCACAGACCAGGCGGCGTTCCTGCCGCTGCCGCCAATTCCCTACGACGCTTGCGAGAAGGTGAGCGCCAAGGTCACATCCCAGGCGCTGGTGCGCTATCGAACCAATGACTATTCGGTTCCGGTGCGTTATGGCTTTCACGATGTGCAGGTGCGGGGCTACATCCACGAAGTGGTGATCGCCTGTGGCGCTGAGGTGATTGCCCGGCATCCACGCTCCTATGCGCGTGAGGACGCCATCTATGACCCCTTGCACTATCTGGCGCTGCTGGTGGTGGTTCAGCGGAAACATGACAACCGCCTAAGCCAAAATATCAGTTAG
- a CDS encoding ArdC family protein, with protein MNPFEEITTRIITLMEQGHIPWRKPWASAGTSEHALNFSTKKHYRGINAFLLPVMGSLQGYVSPYWTTYKQAQEKGGQVRKGEKGFPVVFFSFQEKRLDQLDDNGNPLLDRYALLKRYTVFNIDQCDGLDAPRPAPVATPAAFSPIDAAERIVTDWRDAPPIRYGGARACYTPGSDRIQMPPRDAFHGAEEFYSTLFHEMGHATGHASRLDRDMKPLLVSRHSYSKEELIAEFTACFLCNRAGILPHTEENSAAYLRSWMTVLKNDPRMAVYAAAQAQKAADWILHTRAADAETRRAA; from the coding sequence ATGAATCCCTTTGAAGAGATCACCACCCGCATTATCACCCTGATGGAACAAGGCCACATCCCCTGGCGTAAACCTTGGGCAAGCGCCGGAACTTCCGAACACGCCTTAAACTTCTCCACTAAGAAACACTATCGCGGCATCAATGCGTTTCTGTTGCCGGTGATGGGATCACTTCAGGGTTACGTCTCTCCCTACTGGACCACCTACAAACAGGCCCAAGAAAAAGGCGGTCAGGTGCGTAAAGGGGAGAAGGGGTTCCCCGTGGTTTTCTTTAGCTTTCAAGAAAAGCGATTGGATCAACTGGACGATAACGGCAACCCGTTGCTGGATCGGTACGCACTTCTCAAGCGCTATACCGTCTTCAATATCGACCAGTGCGACGGACTCGACGCCCCCCGGCCTGCGCCCGTGGCCACGCCGGCGGCGTTCTCGCCCATCGACGCCGCCGAACGCATCGTCACCGACTGGCGCGACGCCCCGCCGATTCGCTATGGCGGCGCCCGCGCGTGCTACACCCCCGGCTCTGACCGCATCCAGATGCCGCCGCGCGACGCCTTCCACGGCGCCGAAGAGTTCTATTCGACCCTGTTCCATGAGATGGGCCACGCCACCGGCCACGCTTCGCGCCTCGATCGCGACATGAAGCCGCTATTGGTTTCGCGCCATAGCTACTCCAAAGAGGAGCTGATTGCCGAATTCACCGCCTGCTTTCTGTGCAACCGCGCGGGCATCCTGCCGCACACTGAGGAGAACAGCGCCGCCTATCTGCGTAGCTGGATGACGGTGCTGAAAAATGACCCGCGCATGGCGGTTTACGCCGCCGCACAGGCGCAAAAGGCCGCCGATTGGATTTTGCATACACGCGCCGCCGACGCCGAAACGCGCCGCGCCGCCTGA